ATGATTATAATAAAGATGTCAaacactgaagaaataaaaaaggccACTCTGGTTGCCAGGTGGAGGACAGCATGGCGGGGACAGGAGAGGCGTAGGGATCTGGGCAAGATGTGATGGTGCCCAGATCTGGGCCAGGGGGGATGGGCAGAGGTGGGAGAGATTTAAGGGGTGGAGTGACGCCTGGTGGCATCAGGTGGCTGTAGCCAGGTGAGAGTTTGCCTGCTCCTTTCTCACCTGGATCCCCGAAGGGCAGGGACTGTCTGTCTTGCTCACCACCCCAGCGTGCAGCTGGTGCTCTAGacatgtctgttgaatgaataaaccacCTCCGCAGAAAGGTCCCGTAGATATTGTTTGAGCCAAGCCCtttctccctccagccccagagGTGGGGATGCCAGGTCCCAGAGAGGACCCACATGTGGGGTCATAGGACCTCTCAGCTGGGTCCTGAATGCCCTACCCTTCACTCCAGCACTCTCTTGGCCTCTCTTCTCAGGGGTCTCAGCCCACGTGTGCAACGAGCACCGTTATGGATACATGAACGTGCCTGTGAAATCTCACCAGGGTCTGGAGGATGAGAGAGTCAACTTCGTCCACCTGATCTTGGAAGCGCTGGGTGAGGGCTGGAAGCCAGTGCGCCTGCCTGCCTCCGCCACTCCCcgcctccccacctgccccttcTCCTCAGCCCAGAcctggctggggggtgggcttggATCTTAGCCCCCCCTCAATTCATTCCCTGGCTCTGGGGCAAGTCCCTTTCCCCAGTGGGCCTCAGCCTGCCCATCTCTGTAATGGAGACAAGTGGATTCTGTGATCTCCTGCTGAGCATTCTGCCAAGGGGGCAggagtgaggtgggggagggatcaCTGCTGACAAGAGCCAGCAGGGACTCATGATGGGCGTGCTTTCCTCTGCAGTGGATGGGCCCCCCATGTGGGCATCAGTGCATGTCTCCAGGCCCCCAAAGAAGCCCAGCAAGATGGGGTTTGATGAGGTATGTGCCCCCAGCCTGCAGGATTGGGGCCAGGAGGTGGGTGGGCTCTTCCCTCCCCCTGCACCTACCCCCCTACCTCCTCCAGGTCTTTGTCATCAGCCTGGCCCGCCGGCCCGACCGCCGGGAGCGCATGCTGAGTTCGCTCTGGGAGATGGAGATCTCTGGGCGGGTGGTGGACGCCGTGGATGGCCGGTGAGGCTTTCTGGGTGGGGacagggccctgggcagctgaGGGGACAGGTGGTCCATCAGACCTCCCTGGGGGTGGGAAAAGCAGAGGATGAGTTGAAGGGGTTTCCTGTTCCAGGAGGTATTCAAACAGGGCCTGAGCAGATCTGTCTCAgggagtcccagggcagaggaaaAGGACAGCCCACCCAAGGGAGGAGAGTGCAGCGGTGAAGGCCCAGGCTCTGGAGCTCCTGGGCTTGggctccagctctgccacttaccagctgtgtcaCCTCCAGCAAGTCACCCCATCTCTCAGCCCCACTGTGTAAATGACAAGTAACTGTGCCTTCTTCTTAGGGGTTTGTAAGGGTTCAGTGAAGACTTAGccagggcctgacacatagtaagtattCCAAGGGTTAAtaatatcttcatttttattattagggttattcttttcctttctgaactTAGATCCCTGATGAGTGGTGGGAGGAGCAGGCCAGTCATGTTCCCCAGGGAACCAGGGGTCCCACGGCCCCGCGTGCCTCACTGCTCTTTGCTGCATATGCACCAGCCCTCTTGAGTGCTGGACGTCCGTCCTTTGCTTTTGCCTCTGCCTAAGAATTATCTGCCGTTTGCCCCACATTCATCCTGGGGTGTATCCCCCTCAGGCTGCTGCCCCCACCTTAGGATCCCCCGCGCCCAAGGCGGCTACAGTTTCCCAGGAGATGGCTTCAGGCCACACGACGCCTCCTTCAAACCAGACTCCAGTGTGACTGTCTGCAACTTGCAAAGGCCGTGTGCTTCTGGACGGGTCCCTGGCGGGCACCCCTGACCCCACTACCCCGTCTCCCTCAGGATGCTCAACAGCAGTGTTATGCGGAGCCTCGGCGTAGATCTGCTCCCTGGCTACCAGGACCCCTACTCAGGCCGCACGCTGACCAAGGGTGAGGTGGGCTGCTTCCTCAGCCACTACTCCAtctgggaggaggtgaggacCCTACCCTCTTGGCCGGTGCCCTCAGGGAGAGCAGGGGCCTGTGACCAGTGGGTGACCGAACATGCTAATGAAGACCCGGCCAGCAGCTTTAAGCTTCCCATGTGCCCAGCCCTCTACCTTATTCCTCCTGCAGTctccactgagcacctactgtgtgctaggagATCAGGTCTAAGAATACAGAGGTGAGCAAGGAGAATGCAGCCCTGGCCCTCCTGGGGCTCAAGGATCAGAGCGGCACCCAGAAGTCAAGAAAGATCTCAGCTTGTGGTGGAGGGGGTAGTGTACAGGCTGTTCGAAAGTGTGGACTCCTGGCCTGGTATGGGTTCAGGGGGGGCCTCCTCCTTGAGGGGCAGGGACAGGAGTCTTCTCAACAGAGGAAAATGGTGggggcaaaggccctggggtggaagGAGTTGGATGCGTTGGGATGTGAGAAGGAGAAGGTCCTCGGGCTTGACTCCAatggcccagggctgggggcgtGAGTGCTGCATGGACATGGCAGGAGAGGACTTGGGACTGGTCCTCCAAGGGGCGTCCCCTCCAGGATGTGGTGCACAGACCCActctttgtttctattttctaCTGTAGCCAAAATATATGCAGTGagcttgtatttctgtttttctgctgTCTCTGAACAGATGGAAGGATATCTGCATCTCACCATTTACTGAGTGGATTTCATCTTCTTTTCACATTTCTAAAAGTtacaaaaagtatttttcttagGGATGTTGGGGGCCAGGGTCTTCCCCGACCCCCACCCAGCCCAGCTTCCTTTAGGAAAGCTCAGGAGGCAGAAGTGAGGAACCGGGCCCTGGGGTCCAGCAGGTGCATGTTCAGATCCCAGTTCTGCTGCTTCCTAGCTGTGTGTCGTCGAGCAAGTGGTCTCACCTCCCTGTGTCTCCATCTCCTTCCCGCAGTATGGAGGGGCCCTGTGGCCCCTGGGATGTAGTAGGGCCCAGTGACGGCAGAGGGATCCTGACTGCCATCGTGATCTGCATGGAGAGCTAGACTGGGGGCCTGCAGGGCCTTGAATGCCATGTTTGAGCAAGGTGTTGGGATTTCAATCCCCAGGCGGTGGGAGCCCCAGCAAGCTTTGGAGCGGCTGAGTGACACAGCCAGGGTTAGCATTTGGCCTATAGTTGAGGCCAGGAGAGTCTGTCAGGGTCAACCAGGTGGAAGGGGACAGCCCGAGTCTAAAGagtcaccccccaacccccatgtACCACAGGTGGTTGCCCGGGGCCTGGCCCAGGTCGTGGTGTTTGAGGATGACGTGCGCTTTGAGAGCAACTTCAAGGGGCGGCTGGAGCGGCtgatggaggaggtggaggcagaGAAACTTCCTTGGGACCTGATGTAGGCAGCCTGTGACCCCGGGGCAAGGGAGAGGGGTAGGCCTCTGGGGGTCTGCCTGCTCCTGCTTGGAGCCCTGGCTAGACCTCCCTGCCCCTGAACTGGCCCTGTAGATGGGGTAGGGGGAAGGGTCCTGTGACACCTACAGTGACTTCTGGGACCCCTGGTGTCACCTGTAGCTACCTCGGCCGGAAGCAGGTGAACCCTGAGGAGGAGGCAGCCGTGGAGGGGCTGCCGCACCTGGTGGTGGCCGGGTACTCCTACTGGACACTGGCATACGTCCTGAGCCTGGCTGGCGCCCGCAAGCTGCTAGCCTCACAGCCCCTGCGCCGAATGCTCCCTGTGGATGAGTTCCTGCCCATCATGTTTGACCAGCATCCCAAGTGAGCCTCAGATGGGGGCAGGCCAGGGTCATGTGAGGGCACCTCAGCAAGTAGTAAGCCCCGTCGCTGGGTGGGTAGGGAGACTGAGGCTGGCAGGGGTGAGTCCTTTCCTTCGGGTCTCCAAGGAATAGCCCTGCTTAGCCTCGGAGTCAGACCAGTCTGTGTGAATTCTGTGATGCCCTGTGGTTTTCAGTCAAGAGACTTTCCtgttctgagcctcagcttccccatctggaaaatggggatgagaGAAATCCCGCCTCATTTTTGTTGTGAGGACCAGATGGGGAGGGCGGTCAGGTGCTTCAGGGGTGAGGTGCCTGGCTCTGGGCTGGCATGGATCTGGGTGAAGGGGCCTGTCTCAGTGCCTCTGAGCCATCCTCCCGCCTCCCAGCGAGGAGTACAAGGCACACTTCTGGCCGCGGGACCTGCGAGCCTTCTCAGCCCGGCCTCTGCTCGCTGCACCCACCCATTATGCCGGGGACGCTGAGTGGCTCAGTGACACAGAGACATCCTCGCCCTGGGATGACGACAGTGGCCGCCTCATCAGCTGGACTGGCTCTTACAAGACCCTGCGTGGACCCCGCTTGGACCTGGCCGGCAGCAGTGGGCAcagcctccatccccacccccggGACGAGCTCTAGGTGAGGGCAGAGCCCGGATGAGGCCCCTGGCTCCATGGGCCTGGGTCTTCTCTCCCCTTCAACGGCTGACTgtgtctgagtctcagttttcccttctcagcctgtcttctctctctccctctctgtctctgtagcTTTGGCTGTGTCTGCatttctctctccacctccagctcccattctctctgcctgtctctgtctctctgtattGGTTGatgtctctctgtttctgatTCTGTGACTCCAGCTTGTgcgcactctctctctctctgttgctgACTATCTctatgtctgtctctgtctctgcctcttgcTGTCCAACTCTAGTTCTTCCTACTTCTCTCCTCTTACCTCTCTTGTCCCACCAGGTCTAGGTGGTGACCCCAGAGGAGCAGCCAGGGGCTGGCTCTCCAGGGAGCAGAACAGGAGCCACCACCAGGAACCACAGACCCAGCAGAGATCTGGCTGCCCCCTTGAGCGTGGCCACTCTGCCCTCGGGACCCGTCTTACATTGGGAGAAACCACTCAGAGATGAGTCCCCTTCCCTGAAGGTCACGGAACACAAGGGCAGGGCTCGCAGGGCCTCCTACTTTGCCTGGCCTGATTCAGTGCCTGGGATGGAGGGAATAAGGCGGGCTCCCCAGCCTGCAGTTTCAAGCTGGGCAGACTCAggagccctgccccgcccccagggACCCAGCTGCTGAGGCCCCTCTGCCCCCTTCTACCTCCACCTCAGCTCCCCACCCAGGTTGACGCCTGGGTCTCACCTGCCACCCTCTTCCCTGGCCAGTGGGAagtgcagggaggtgggaggaggacccagcacacagcaggcgctCAATAAAAGCTGGCTGGTATTGCACTTTATACTTTTTTAACTCATGGCTGAGCCTCTTTGCGTGTCCTGATGTCTGAGAGGGAGGCGTTCCCTATCTATGGAGAGACAGAGACGGGAGGGCCGCCTAGAGGAGGAGTCAGGTGATCAGGCATCACCTTCTTAGTCTACTTCTTGGTAAAGTGGAGGTGAGAGAAGTAGTTCACTGGCCCCAGGGGGTAAAAGCATCTGGGCCTGGACCGCAGCCCACAGGGAGTGCTCACCCACTGGGGCTGTCATGGTCATCACCAGCCTCACCCTGAGGTGGGCCCAGGCCATACCCAGGGCTGCCAAGGCCTCCCTGCCTTTGGATTTTCACTTGTGCGGTTGGAACCCCTCCCCTGGAAGTGGCTCTTCTCCTGCCCTCACCAGCGTGGCCACCAGAGAGCGTAAGGTGGCAGAACCTGTACCTTGTGTCCCAGGGCGCCCTCTGCTGGTCTGGGGCCCACAACGGGAAGGGAACCTGGGGCATTTGGAACCTGCCCCTGTGCCCTGGGTTACCTGCAGCTGCTTTACCTTCTGCTCTTCTGCTTGAGAACTGctggccttcctccctccccacccttacAGGATCAGGCTTCTGGGCCCAGCAGCTGTCTCCAGTGCCTGCACTCAGGCAgccagaggggtggggaggtggctcCTTGCCTTGGTTATGGCTGCTGTGGCCTCCCCCAGCGCGGCACTGTGGCACCCGCATCTTCAGGTTTCATTCTTCAGAGGAGCCCCTCCCCCGTGCAGCCCCTTGACTTGGTCGTGTAAGCTCCTGGGCCTGGCAGAGTCGGTCAGGCACCCCCTGGGACTGGGCTTTCCTTTGTCCCGTCCTGGGGATGAGGTCCAGCTGGCCCAGCTGTGGTTCCAGAGCCTGGCAGAGTTATGAGAAGAGCTTTGGGCCAGAGCCGTAGGATTGGTGCTTTGTTCATTCCAAGACCAAAAATCATTGATTCTGGGtggctgtgaccttgagcaagtcccttCTCTTTAGGCTTCAGGCATCCctttcattcattaaaatgaacatttattgagcacttcttATGTGCCATGTTAAGGCACTAGGGATACAGCGGTGAATAAAACTGACCAAAAAATCCCTGGCCTCGTGGAGCTGACATTCTAGCAGAGAAGTAAATGCTGGAGGGTGGTAAGTCCTATAGAACAAAATGAGGGGGGAAATATCAAGTTTGATCTGAGAAGTTAACGTCTGGACAAAGACTTGAAGGTGAGGGGACAAGGTACCAGGATTTCAGAAGGAAGACCATTCTGGGCCAAGGAGCAGTGTGTGCAAACGTCCTGAGGCAGGAGGAGGACTGGCAGGTTCAAAAGGCAGTAAGGAGGccactgtggctggagcagaatgaGCAAGGAGGAGCCAAGGTCTGGAGGTAATGGAGCCAAGGTTGGGGCCAGAGCAGGGAGGGCCTTGGAGGCcattttggcttttactctgagataAGGAGCCGCTGGAAGGTGTGAGGCAGAGAAATGACATGATCTAACATATTTTAACATGATCACCCTGGTTTCTGTACTGAGAAATGAACTGTCTATCACTGGGTCCAGGGTAGAACTAAGGAGACATGTTAGGAGCTCATTGTGATGATCCTGGTGAGAACTGAAGGTGCCTCAGACCACGGTGTTAGCAGTGGGGGTGGTGAGAAGGCAGAGCTAGCAGGATTTCAAGAGGAGAGGAGGCTTTATAGAGGCCACTACCACCACTGGGAACCACCTCTCACTGCCTAGCCATGGTCAACCCCACTGTGTTCTTCAACATTGTTGGTGAGCTCCTGGGCTGCTTCTCCTTCGGGCTGTGTGTAGACAAAGTTCCAAAGACAGCAGAAAACTTGCATGATCTGAGCACTGGGGAGAAAGGATTTGGTTATGAGTGTCCTGCTTTCACAGAATTATTCCAGGATTTATGTGCCAGGGTGGTGACTTCACATACCATCATAGCATGGG
This portion of the Vicugna pacos chromosome 4, VicPac4, whole genome shotgun sequence genome encodes:
- the CERCAM gene encoding inactive glycosyltransferase 25 family member 3 — protein: MRAALAAPLLQLLLLLGPRLEVVGVAEPPLPAVVLVILARNAEHSLPHYLGALERLDYPRTRLALWCATDHNVDNTTEMLQEWLTAVGDDYAAVVWRPEGEPRLYPDEEGPKHWTKERHQFLMELKQEALTFARDWGADYILFADTDNILTNNQTLRLLIEQGLPVVAPMLDSQTYYSNFWCGITPQGYYRRTAEYFPTKNRQRRGCFHVPMVHSTFLVSLRAEETDQLAFYPPHPNYTWPFDDIIVFAYACQAAGVSAHVCNEHRYGYMNVPVKSHQGLEDERVNFVHLILEALVDGPPMWASVHVSRPPKKPSKMGFDEVFVISLARRPDRRERMLSSLWEMEISGRVVDAVDGRMLNSSVMRSLGVDLLPGYQDPYSGRTLTKGEVGCFLSHYSIWEEVVARGLAQVVVFEDDVRFESNFKGRLERLMEEVEAEKLPWDLIYLGRKQVNPEEEAAVEGLPHLVVAGYSYWTLAYVLSLAGARKLLASQPLRRMLPVDEFLPIMFDQHPNEEYKAHFWPRDLRAFSARPLLAAPTHYAGDAEWLSDTETSSPWDDDSGRLISWTGSYKTLRGPRLDLAGSSGHSLHPHPRDEL